The Inediibacterium massiliense genome includes the window AAGCAGCTTTAAGAGAAGTATTAGGAGAGCATGTAGAGCAATCTGGATCTTTAGTAACATCAGAAAGATTAAGATTTGATTTTTCCCATTTTCAACCTCTTAATGAAGAAGAAATTGAAAGAGTAGAAGATTTAGTAAATCAAAAAATATTAGAAGGATTAAAAGTTACAGCACAGGAAATGAATATGGAAGAAGCTAAAAAAAGAGGTGCAACAGCTTTATTTGGGGAAAAATATGGAAATGTAGTTCGTGTAGTAACTATGGGAGATTATAGCATAGAACTATGTGGAGGAACTCATTTAAATAACACAAGTCACATAGGTTTATTTAAAATCATAAGTGAAGGCGGAGTTGCTGCAGGGGTAAGAAGAATTGAAGCATTAACAGGGCCTAAAGCTTATGAATATATAAAATCAGAAGAAATGAAGATCAAAGAAATTGTAAAAATTATAAAAAGTAATCCAAAAGATGTGGTAAGTAAGGTAGAAAGCTTAGTAGAAGAGTTAAAGAATGCTTATAAAGAAATGGAAGTTCTAAAAAATAAAATGGCCAGTGGAGCAGTTGAAGAAATTTTAGAAAATATGATTGAAATAGATGGAATAAAAGTGATAAGATATAAATTATTAGGATTAGATGCAGAAGAATTAAGAAATTTGGGAGATCAATTAAAAGATAAGATCAAATCAGGTGTGATTGTATTAGCGAGTATAAAGGATAATAAATTAAACTTTATTTCCATGGTGACAGAAGACATGGTAAAACAAGGTATTCATGCAGGAAATATTATTAAACAAGTTGCAAAAGTTACAGGTGGAGGCGGTGGTGGAAGACCAACCATGGCACAAGCAGGAGGAAAAGATTTATCTAAAATAGATGAAGCTTTAGAAATAGTAGAAAATTTAGTAAAAGAACAGAAAAAATAATCAAAAATGTGGACGGAGGTGATCAATGCTTTCGTCCATTCCATTCTATTTTTGTAATTTTTAAAAGGATTATGTATAATTAGACAGAATATATACAATATAAGAGAGAAAGGAGTGTATAAAATGTATGATCCATCCAACTATACTATGAAATTTAATGTAGAAAAGGAAAATATAAATGAAGCAGAAGAGATTTTAAAAAGTGTGTATCAATCATTAAAAGAGAAAGGATATAATCCTATTAATCAATTGGTTGGTTATATTCTTTCAGGAGATCCTACTTATATTACAAGCTATAATAATGCAAGAAGTTTAATTAGAAAACTAGAAAGAGATGAACTATTAGAAGAACTATTAAAAAATTATTTAGAAAAACAATAGGAGAGAGAAAAATTGAAAAAGAAAATCTACATGGCTATTCTTTTAATATTGATTTTACTTACTTCATTTTCCTATGGAAATGAAAAGGAAAAAGTAGTATTGGTTCTTATGAATGAAGTGAACTATGAGGATTTATATCAGATGAGTGCTGTAAAAAACTTAATAGATCATGGTAGTATTGGACTTTTAAACAATAGAACTTCTGGTAGAGCAAATGGATATAAAGCATATGCTACTTTAGGAGCAGGAACAGGGGCAGAAGCCTCAGCTACTACAATAGGATGTTTTGAAGTAAATGACCAAATAAAGAAGATATACAAAAGAAGAACAGGAATGAATTTGCCCAATAGTGGAATTGTCAATGTGGATATGCCTGCATTGACTCGATCAAATTTAGAAGGAGATTATGGAGCTATTGTAGGAAGTTTAGGACAAGCACTGCATGATAAAGGTATGAAAACTGCTGCCATAGGAAATGGAGACATAGAGGAAGAATTTTGTCGCTTAGCTCCAATTGTGGCTATGGATGATAGAGGATATGTAGACTATGGAAGTGTTGGACAAGAGATTTTAATGAAAGATGAATCCTATCCTTTTGGGCTTAAAAGTAATTTTTCTAAAATGATAGATGTATTTGAGAAATCATATGATGAGTCAGATTTAGTTGTAATAGATATAGGTGATATGAATAGATTAGAAAGATACAAGCCTAATCTATCTGATGAAATGTATATTGTGGAGAAACAAAAGATATTAAAAGATGCAAATGATTATATGCATAAATTAGTAGAAAAAATAGATTTTAATCATACAAGACTTATTCTTGTAACTCCTTATCCATCTTCAGATAATATTAAAAATGGAGATAAGCTAACACCTGTAATTTTTTATGGAGATGGAGTTGTAAAAGGAATAGTAACTTCTTCTACAACTAGAAGAGATGGAATTATAGGAAATGTAGATATTGCTCCATCTATTTTAAGCTACTTACATGCAGATACAAATCAAATGAGTGGAAGAGATATAGCATTTATAGAAAAAAATGATTCTTTTGATTTTTTAATGGATTTTAAAGACAAAATTGTGAGTACATCTGTAAATCGAGCTCCTGTATTATCTACTTTTGCTATATTTGAAATCATTGTATCTATTGTTGCTTTATTGTTTATTTTATTTGAGAAAAAAATAAACAAAAACATTATATTGCATTTTAAAAATGTATTACTAAGTACTATGGTCATTCCTTTTGTTTTATTGATTTTACCTTTATTTCACATTCAAAATATTTTTGTTATTTATCTTTTAATCATAGGACTGACTATTCTTATTATTTATATGACGAAAAAGCTTAGTAAAAGCATATTAGATGGCTTATTCATATTGTCTTTTATTACTACAGTAGGCTTGCTTTTAGATATTTTAACGAATGCTACTTTAATAAAGGACTCTCTTTTAGGATATGACCCTATTATTGGAGCTAGATATTATGGAGTAGGAAATGAATATATGGGTGTTTTGATAGGTTCTACTTTGGTACTTGCAACTATTATTTTAGATAGATTCAAACTAAGTAAAAAATGGTCTATGGGTATATTTTTTGTGACTATGTTAATCATTGGATATCCAAAATTAGGAGCAAACGTAGGTGGAACTATTGCAGCAGTAGTAGCGTTTATCTTTACTTTGTTAAGATTATTTAAAGTAAAAATAAAGTTCAAACAATTTGTAGTAATTGGAATAGCTGTTGTACTAGTAGTTTCATTTATGGCATTTATTGATATAAAGTTTTCTAAAAGTCAATCTCATTTAGCTAGAGCCATTGAACAAATTATGTCAAGTGGGCCTGGTGCTATTTTACTGATTATAAAAAGAAAATTGGAGATGAATGCAAAGCTTATTGGAGTTACGATTTGGAGTAAGGTTTTATTATCTGCTATTGTTATATTGGGGACCTTATTTTACAGACCAGTAGGAACAATTCGTAAGCTAAGTAATAAATATCCAAATCTTTCTATTGGATGGTCAGGAATTGTAATGGCATCTATTGTAGCTTTTTTTGTAAATGATTCAGGAGTTGTGGCAGCTGCTACAGGAATTATTTTTTTAGTAATGAGTATGTTGTATCTTACTTTGTTTAGTTTAAATCAAGATAGTTAGGAGTCTTTTTTATGGAGTATCAAGCATTAGGAAACACAGGAATAAAAGTATCTAGACTGTGTTTTGGAGGATTGACAGTAGGTCCATTGCAAGCAAATTTATCCCCTGATGAGGGAGGAGAAATTATTGCAGAAGCTTTTTTAAGAGGAGTAAATTTTATAGATACTGCTGAACTTTATGAAACTTATGCTCATATTAAAAAAGCATTAGAGATTTATGGAAAAGATGATATTATTATTGCTAGTAAATCTTATGCTTATGATGAAGAAACTGCCAAAAAAAGTCTAGATAAGGCTTTAAAAGGACTAGGAGTCAATAAAATAGGTATATTTTTACTTCATGAGCAAGAAAGTGAACATACTTTAAGAGGACATTATGAAGCTTTAAAGTATTATTTAAAAATGAAAGAGTTGGGTATAATAAAAGCTGTAGGAATTTCTACTCACACTATAAGAGCAGTAAAAGCAGCAGCAAGTATGAAAGAAATTGATGTGATTCATCCTATTATTAATAAAACAGGTATTGGAATTCAAGATGGTACAAGGGATCAAATGCTTGAGGCTATTCATATGGCTTATGAAAATGGAAAAGGTATTTATGGGATGAAACCTATTGGAGGAGGAAATTTAATCTCCTCTGTAGATGAATCCTTAGAATATGCTTTATCTATTAAAGAATTGCATTCTATAGCAGTAGGAATGCAAACAAAAGAAGAAGTCATTGCAAATGTTATGAAATTTAGTGGAGAGGAAGTACCTTCTCATATTAAAAATAAAATATCTAAAAAGCCAAGAAAATTACATATAGATTTCTGGTGTGAAAAATGTGGGAGCTGTGTAGCACATTGTAAGCATAAGGCATTAAAAATTGAGAATAATCAAGTAGTTGTAGATCCAGCAAAATGTGTCTTGTGTGGATATTGTAGTAGTTATTGCCCACAGTTTTGTATTAAAATTGTATAGAGATGAGGATCAATGATGAGAACAATGGGATTAGATGTAGGAGACAAAACCATAGGTGTTGCTGTTAGTGATATAATGGGGATGATTGCTCAAGGAGTAGAGACGATTCGAAGAGTTGGAAAAAAAGCAGATTACAAAAGATTAGAAGAGATCATGAAAGAAAAGGATGTTACAAAAATTGTAGTGGGGCTTCCTAAAAATATGAATGGCACTATAGGTCCTCAAGGAGAAAAAGTATTATCTTTTGTAGAAGGACTAAAAAATAGATTTAAAGTAGAAATTATTTTATGGGATGAAAGACTTACAACTGTAGCAGCAGAAAGAACTTTGATTGAGGGAGATGTAAGACGAGAAAATAGAAAAAAAGTGATAGATATGGTAGCTGCTACATATATTTTACAAGGTTATTTAGATGCACAAAAATTTTAAAGAGGTGATGAAATGGAAAACAATAAAATTACTTTAATAGATGAAAATGAAAAAGAAATAGATTTTGAGATTATTGCGACTCTAAACATTGAAGAGACAGAATATGCAATACTACAACCCTTAGATGATGAAGAGGGAGTAGTGATTTTTAAAATTATAGATGTAGATGGAGAAGAGGTACTAGAAAACATTCAAGATGATGAAGAATTAAGTCAAGTATTAAGTGCATATGAAGAATTAATGATGGAGGAAGAATAAAAGCTGCAACCTTAGGTTGCAGCTTTTATTTTTATAAATTCAAGAGATAAGTAATGGGCATTTGACAATAACTAAAAACAATAGTAGAATTAAAATGGCAAATGCCAATATTAATATAGGAGTTGATTTTATGAAGGACGATTTAATGCCTTTTAAAAAGATTCTAGAAAAAAATGATTATGAATTTACACCTCAAAAACAAATTATATTAATAACTATTTTAAAAAATAAAACACATTTAAATGCAAAAGAGATATATGAAAAAGTAAAAATAAAAGAAAAAAATATAGGATTGGCCACAGTATATAGAGCTTTAAAGGTATTTGTGGAGTTAGGAATAGTAAAAGAAATAAACATGAATGGAATCAGTTATTATGAAATGAAAATTTTTAGTGGCAAGCCCTTGCATATTCATTTTCAATGTCATCGATGTAATACAATAATGGATATAGATAGTCAAAAGATCAATTCTGATTATTTAAAATTAAATAGAATAATTGAAAAAGAAAATAATCTAGAAATATACGATTCAAATATTATGTTTATAGGAATATGTAGCAAATGTAGAGAAAAATTAAAACTACAAGATTTATAAAGTTATTATAAAAAGTTATTGACATATACCCAAAATAGGATATACTAGTGATAAAGGGTAAATACCCAAAACAAAAATGGAGGTGGCTTTATGCCAAGAAGAGATGGTACGGGTCCAATGGGGATGGGATCAAAAACAGGAAGAGGTATGGGTTTTTGTAATGTATCTAAAAGTGCAAATATAATGGGAGGATTAGGACTAGGGTTAGGATGTAGAAAAGGATTTAAAAGAAGTGGCTTGAGTACAATGAATCAAAAAGATTTATTGATGGAGCAAAAAGAAATTCTTAAAAGTAGACTCAATGTAATAGATAATCAATTAAATATGTTACAGGATGATAAGTAAATAAGAGGTGATTTTTACCTCTTATTTCTATTGCCTATAAAATGATTTGAAATATTAATATTTAGTAAAGAAAGGATCTTAAAATAATGAAAGATATACATAAATTTCAATATAAAGATGACTATTTTATTTTAGATGTAAGTTCAGGATCTATTCATGTAGTAGATAAAATTATTTATGATATCATTGATGAAGAGGGGATAGATAGTAGAAATAATATTATAACTAAATACAAAGGAAAATATGATGAAAATATATTAAATGAATGTTATGATGAAATAGAAGAATTGATAGAAAGAGGACAGTTATATTCTGAAGATATATATGAGGATTTTGCCAAAAGCTTTCAAGATGAACCTAATTGTATAAAATCAGTCTGTCTTCATGTTGCTCATGATTGCAATTTAAGATGTAAATATTGCTTTGCAGATGGAGAAGGCTATGATCAACAAAAAACAATAATGAGTTTTGAGGTTGCTAAAAAAAGTGTTGATTTTTTAATTGAAAATTCAGGTAAAAGGAGAAATATAGAAGTAGATTTTTTTGGAGGAGAACCTCTTCTAAATATGGATGTTGTGAAAAAAACAGTTGATTATGCTAGAGGTAAGGAAAAACAATATAATAAAAATTTTAGGTTTACAATTACTACAAATGCTACATTATTAACGGAAGAGATTATGGATTATTTAGAAGAAAATATGGTTAATATTGTTTTAAGTATAGATGGAAGGAAAGAGGTACAAGATAGCATAAGATTAAGTATAGACGGCAGAGGAACTTATGATTCTATTGTTCCTAAAATAAAAAGTATGGTTCAAAGAAGGCATAAATCGAAAAAGCAATATTATATAAGAGGAACATTTACTATACAAAATTTAGATTTTTCTAAGGATATAGAACACTTTGTAGATCTTGGATTTAAAGAAATTTCAATTGAACCTGTAGTATTACCTGATGATCATGTGCTTGCTATTCAAGAAGAACATTTAGATGAAATTTTTAATCAATATGATAAAATTGTAGATAAACTTATCAATCATAATGATGTTACTTTTTATCATTTTAATATTGATATGAATGGAGGAGCATGTATTTATAAAAGATTATCTGGTTGTGGAGCAGGATTTGAGTATGTTGCAATTACTCCAGATGGAGATATATATCCTTGTCATCAATTTGTAGGAAATAAAGATTTTTTGGTGGGAACTATATATGATGGGATCCAAAATAATAAAATATCAAGTAATTTTAGAGAATCTAATATATATAATAAATTAGAGTGTAAAAAATGCTTTGCAAGATTTTATTGTAGTGGAGGTTGTCAAGCTAATAATTATAATTTTAATAGAGATACAAAAATACCTTATGAAATAGGTTGCAAGATGCAAAGGAAAAGAATTGAATGTGCAATAGCATTACAATATTATAGAAAGAATAAAATTGAGGAAGTGAAATAAGTAATGGCAAGACCAAAAAAATGGAGAAGAGTTTGTCAATTACCAGAAGTGAATAAATTTGGTCCTGTAGATCTTAGTAAAAATACAGAGCAGTCAATTATTATGACTGTAGAGGAATATGAAACAATAAGACTTATGGATTTAGAAGGATTGAATCAAGAGCAAAGTGCAGATATAATGGGAGTTGCACGCTCAACCATACAAAGAATATATGAAAGTGCTCGTAAAAAATTAGCAGATAGCTTGGTAAATGGTAAAATATTAAAAATAGAAGGAGGAGATTATAAGCTGTGTAATGATTTTACAGATAAAGAATGTTGCGACAGATGTATAAATTATAGACATAGGTGGGGCAAAAATATGAGATTTAGAGGTTAAATATAATATTTATTAAGTTATTTTAGTCATCCTTTCTAGAGATTATGTAGTTAACAATTTATATAACCCTAGGAAATGGATGACTTTTCTATTTTTTATTATTGACCATATAGTAAATATATAGTAAAATTTAATTGATAAGATGTTTCAATTAATAAAAGTTAAGGATGTGAAGAGTATGGAGCTTATATGCAAAGTGTGTGGAAATCGTATAAAGGATTTGAGAGTAAATAGATGTCCAAGATGTTATACTCTATTAAAAGAGTTACCTAAATGTGAAAATTGCAAGGGTTGTTCTCTAAAAAAAATAAATTGTAATAAAAAGATATAAAATAGCAGTAGAAATATAAAATATCCTTGACTTTTACAGATTTTACAAGTAAACTATTGCATATAAAAGATATTATTAATTGAAAAAGAAGGTGCTAAAGTGAATGATGTTATGGAGAAATTAAAAGATAGATTAAAAGAGAAAGGGTACAAATTAACGCCTCAGAGAAGAGCAACCTTAGATACAATTATTAATAATCAAGGAAAACACCTAAGTACTGAAGAAATTTATGATATGGTAAAAACAGAATGCCCTGAAATTGGCTTGGCTACTGTATATAGGACATTACAACTTTTAGATGAATTGGATATTATTACAAAAATTAATTTTGATGATGGATGTAGTAGATATGAACTAAATAATCATGAGGATAATCATCAGCATCATCATCTCATTTGTGTAAAATGTGGTGAGGTTATTGAAGTAGAAGTGGATTTACTAGAAACACTAGAAGAAGAAATAGAAAAAAATTATGATTTTAAGATTCATGATCATAAAGTAAAATTCTTTGGATATTGTTCTAAGTGCAAATAAATCCTGTATCCCATGTAGGTACAGGATTTATTTCTTTTTATATAAAATATTTAATGAAATTGTGTATATATAAAACATGAAATACATTGTTTAGTTATAAAAAAATGAGTAATACTATATAAAAGGAATAAATATTTTCATTAAAATTGTTACATATTGCTAATGTATACTAAATAAAGTATAATAAATTAGGTGTAATTGTCCGGGTTTTCAGTATAAAATAACAAAGGTCAGGGCGGCTTAAATATTAAAGGAGTGTGACATTGTGGTAAGAAGAACAGCAAAAATTAGAGTAATTCCTATAGGAGGACTCAATGAAATAGGGAAAAATATGATGGCCATCGAATACAAAGATGATATCATGATCATAGATTGTGGTCTAAGTTTTCCTGAGGATGAGATGTTAGGAATTGATATGGTAATACCAGATATTACGTATTTGATGAAAAATAAAGATAAAGTAAGAGGAATTGTTTTAACTCATGGACATGAGGATCATATTGGTGCGTTACCTTATGTATTAAAAAAATTAAATGTTCCAGTGTATGGTACAAAACTTACTTTAGGACTTGTAGAAAACAAATTAAAGGAGCATAAATTGTTTTCAAGTGTACATATGGAGATTGTAAAGCCTGGAGATACAGTGAAATTAGGAGAGTTTAAAGTTGAATTTATTCGTACAAGTCATTCTATTGCAGATTCAGTATGTCTAGCAATCCATACGCATTTAGGAACGATTGTACATACAGGAGATTTTAAAATTGATTTTACACCTATTGA containing:
- a CDS encoding Fur family transcriptional regulator, yielding MANANINIGVDFMKDDLMPFKKILEKNDYEFTPQKQIILITILKNKTHLNAKEIYEKVKIKEKNIGLATVYRALKVFVELGIVKEINMNGISYYEMKIFSGKPLHIHFQCHRCNTIMDIDSQKINSDYLKLNRIIEKENNLEIYDSNIMFIGICSKCREKLKLQDL
- a CDS encoding DUF5320 domain-containing protein, with the protein product MPRRDGTGPMGMGSKTGRGMGFCNVSKSANIMGGLGLGLGCRKGFKRSGLSTMNQKDLLMEQKEILKSRLNVIDNQLNMLQDDK
- a CDS encoding Fur family transcriptional regulator; the encoded protein is MEKLKDRLKEKGYKLTPQRRATLDTIINNQGKHLSTEEIYDMVKTECPEIGLATVYRTLQLLDELDIITKINFDDGCSRYELNNHEDNHQHHHLICVKCGEVIEVEVDLLETLEEEIEKNYDFKIHDHKVKFFGYCSKCK
- a CDS encoding DUF134 domain-containing protein, producing the protein MARPKKWRRVCQLPEVNKFGPVDLSKNTEQSIIMTVEEYETIRLMDLEGLNQEQSADIMGVARSTIQRIYESARKKLADSLVNGKILKIEGGDYKLCNDFTDKECCDRCINYRHRWGKNMRFRG
- the scfB gene encoding thioether cross-link-forming SCIFF peptide maturase, with the translated sequence MKDIHKFQYKDDYFILDVSSGSIHVVDKIIYDIIDEEGIDSRNNIITKYKGKYDENILNECYDEIEELIERGQLYSEDIYEDFAKSFQDEPNCIKSVCLHVAHDCNLRCKYCFADGEGYDQQKTIMSFEVAKKSVDFLIENSGKRRNIEVDFFGGEPLLNMDVVKKTVDYARGKEKQYNKNFRFTITTNATLLTEEIMDYLEENMVNIVLSIDGRKEVQDSIRLSIDGRGTYDSIVPKIKSMVQRRHKSKKQYYIRGTFTIQNLDFSKDIEHFVDLGFKEISIEPVVLPDDHVLAIQEEHLDEIFNQYDKIVDKLINHNDVTFYHFNIDMNGGACIYKRLSGCGAGFEYVAITPDGDIYPCHQFVGNKDFLVGTIYDGIQNNKISSNFRESNIYNKLECKKCFARFYCSGGCQANNYNFNRDTKIPYEIGCKMQRKRIECAIALQYYRKNKIEEVK
- the ruvX gene encoding Holliday junction resolvase RuvX; protein product: MRTMGLDVGDKTIGVAVSDIMGMIAQGVETIRRVGKKADYKRLEEIMKEKDVTKIVVGLPKNMNGTIGPQGEKVLSFVEGLKNRFKVEIILWDERLTTVAAERTLIEGDVRRENRKKVIDMVAATYILQGYLDAQKF
- a CDS encoding aldo/keto reductase, giving the protein MEYQALGNTGIKVSRLCFGGLTVGPLQANLSPDEGGEIIAEAFLRGVNFIDTAELYETYAHIKKALEIYGKDDIIIASKSYAYDEETAKKSLDKALKGLGVNKIGIFLLHEQESEHTLRGHYEALKYYLKMKELGIIKAVGISTHTIRAVKAAASMKEIDVIHPIINKTGIGIQDGTRDQMLEAIHMAYENGKGIYGMKPIGGGNLISSVDESLEYALSIKELHSIAVGMQTKEEVIANVMKFSGEEVPSHIKNKISKKPRKLHIDFWCEKCGSCVAHCKHKALKIENNQVVVDPAKCVLCGYCSSYCPQFCIKIV
- a CDS encoding DUF1292 domain-containing protein, with product MENNKITLIDENEKEIDFEIIATLNIEETEYAILQPLDDEEGVVIFKIIDVDGEEVLENIQDDEELSQVLSAYEELMMEEE
- a CDS encoding IreB family regulatory phosphoprotein, whose amino-acid sequence is MYDPSNYTMKFNVEKENINEAEEILKSVYQSLKEKGYNPINQLVGYILSGDPTYITSYNNARSLIRKLERDELLEELLKNYLEKQ